A stretch of DNA from Anopheles nili chromosome 2, idAnoNiliSN_F5_01, whole genome shotgun sequence:
TCAATACGATATAGTATAGCCGGTAACCAAACTCATTTGCCAATTTAATTGAACAGACAATAGACGATGTAACCGAAACAACTCTTACTTTATGCAGACACATACATTGTTCTAAGGCATTTGTTAGCAGCATAATATCTAATACTGTGCGTAGAAACAGGACTACCTATTTCATAGATATAAGTTACTGTGTacactgttgtttgtggggcCACTTAACGGAGCATTAGCCCGGAGAAGAGATGTACAAAAGATTACGCTAAATGAAGCCCTGCATTGTACACGAACACGCATAAAGTAGTGTTCCACTTGTGGCGATCCTGGCGACATATTCTTTGGTAAATAGCTTCATAAAAATGTTAACGAATGTGCAattatggatttttttgtatctgATATCCTTACGTTTGACAATGTGACTGCCATTGGACCGTATTCGGTAACATGGTTGAATACCTCTtacaaaaaatattgatttgaaAGGATACTAAAATTTGCATAGGCTTCGAATAACAAAGCAGCCTCTTTTCCATAGATCACAAAAAAGTGACTAATTAAGAATCTTAAAAATAGTATGAAGATTATAAATTCGTGTACACGTGAAAATAAATCGAGAAAGGACCACTCATCTCACCCGTTTAAGAatcttcatcgtcgtcatcatccacAATCGCTTGCCGATCGCCGGCCGTCTTTCGACTAATGCGCccctttattatttttgttacgGTTACCTTCGATCCGCCCCCGAGCGCCGTGTTGGTGGAGCCCCAGCCGCGGATGGCTTCGTTTGTGGACATCAGCATAGAGTAGGAGGTGCCGAGCTCGCCTTCCTTGCTGTTGTGGATACCGTACAGGAAGTACACTAGCATACCGAGCGACAGCCAAATGAAGAACCGTAACCATGTCAAGAAGCTCAGGTGTACCATCAGCTCGATGTTGCAGAAAATACTCAGCGCCGGAATGTACGGCACGAACGGAACCTTAAACTGTAACCCGCGGGTGTTTTGATGATGAGCAGATATAACGACGACACCTGCAAGGAAAGGGACCACAATTATAAGTTGTACAGCGTTAGAAGTAGGGAATTTATGATACAATTAAAGGACAATAGCTACTTACAGGCAACTAAACAGAACAGCAGAAACCCGTACAATCCCAAAGCCCACCACGTTCCGTTGTACAGCTCGTCCCAGGAGCTCTCAAGCTGAAAGCAAACCGCCACGCTGAGCACACAAAACATCAGCACTGCACCGGAACAGGCCACACCCGGTTCGCAGCGTCCCAGCACCGGTTCAAGCCAGCGAAATTGAGGCCGCAATCGGCCAGCCAGAGCGATCTCAATCATTTCGCTTGTCGGTGAGGAGGGATCGATCGTGCTGGATTGGGACGACGAATCAATGCCGCCTCCGGTAGCTCCGGTTGCTCCTGTCACATTTCCGATACCGGGAAGTGCTGGTCCTCCGTCTTCTTCATCCGTACCGGGTGTGTCGGGAGCCAGATGGACGGTTTCCTCTACAGAAATGGGCCGATAGCGAAGTACTATCACGCTGGCCGAAACGATAGTGTAAGCCAGCAGCGTCCCGATGGACATGAACTCCACCAGCTTCTCTAGGTCGAACAGTAGCGCCAGCAAAGCACTGCAGATGCCGGAAAGCGCGAGATTCAGCAAAGGTACTTGCGTCTTCGTGTTTACCTTCCCGAAACACGAGAACAGCAACCCATCGCTTGCCATGGCGTATAGACAGCGAGGCAATGCGAAAAGTGATCCTAGCAACGTTGTCGTCATGCCGCAAATGGCCCCAGTCGAGATAGCATACTTGGCCCATTTGATGCCTCGCATGCCAAAGGCATCCGGAAGAGCGGCAGCTGGATTGATTTCGTTGTAGGGTATCATTAGTGTTAACGCCGCACTAACGAGCACGTATCCGACGGTTACCACGCACAGCGATAGGATCGTGGCCAGTGGAATCGATACGCTGGgatttttcgcttcctcccCAGACGTGGCGATACTGTCGAAGCCTACGAAGGCGTAGAAACAGGTTGCGGCCCCTGCCAGCACGCCACCAAACCCGTACGGCATGAAACCTTGCTCCGGCAAGGACCAGTTGTCCGGAGATGCGTACCAAAATCCCAACACTACTACCAGGCCCATCACGGCCACGTTAACCGTCGTAAGGATGCTGTTTATCATGGCCGTAGCCTTCACGCCGGCTGCAAGGGCCACCGCGTAGCTCAGACATACGAAAAACGCCAGAAAATCAGGATATTTGGCCAGCAACTGTTCGTGCATCTCGCCCGTGATTTCCATCGTGAGGTTGGCGACGATGTTCCCGAGCATGGAGTCAACGTAACCGCTCCAGGCGCGTGCTACCGACGCAGCCCCAAGCATGTGCTCCAGTATGATGTTCCAGCCGATGACGAAGGCCCAAAATTCACCGATCGAAACGTACGTGTAGACGTACGCGGATCCTGCCTTGGGTACGCGTGTTCCAAATTCCGCATAGCAGAGAGCCGCTAGCAGTGACACCAGACCAGCCAGGATGAACGACAGGACGATCGCAGGACCAGCCATCTCTCTGGCGACTGTTCCCGTAAGCACGTAAATGCCGGCACCAACCATATGACCGATACctggagaaaagaaaaggattgGATTGTTAGCATTTTAGCATGATTCCAAACGTCTTACAGCTGGGagaaaattatacaaaaaaatcgtGCACGACAATTAGTGGTATCGCTTACGTTAACCAGGTTAATCGATGGAATTATATACTAATGAAGTAGAAAAACGGAacgataaattaaattgaacgagaaaaatggcaagaaacgaaaaagcatGTATTGCCAACAAAACGTCCTTGAAAAATCTGCAGCTACCATATGGTTTGAAATGAGCTATTACGAAAGGGGTATCGCgtgttgttttgcaaaattaaTACCTAAGAAGTGAGTAAATAAGTAATACCACGCACAAGTGACCTTGTGGgtcattttaaaatatgatGTTTGTTAATGCTTATTGTTTAGGGCGAGGTCattcaattttgcaaacagATGGTTTAGTTGTGCATCGCATAACCGCTATCGTACCAAGAAGATACCAAGTGGTCCTTATGTTGGGCAATTTTACGAgaaaaggaacagaaaaagTAACGTAAACAAACAGGACAACTACCACCTGTTtactttgttgttttttttctgtttgtctCCTACGAATGAACAGCTAGatgcgtttgcgtgtgttaTGTCTAAATGTACGGCTAGGACCTATCGGGCGTTATAAtgcaatggaaaaaataaagcaaaaggAGTTCGTATGAGGCTCACCTAGAAGTGTTATATCGAAGGTGTTCAAACACCGATTAAGTGGAGTTTCCATCAGGTCCGCCGGAAGCTGTTTGGTCCGGTTCATCTTCGTGCACAGCCCGGACATGACGTGCCCCAGAATCATTCTCCTGGCGCTAGGCATCGTGAAGCCACGATATCTAATTGCGATTTAAAGGCGACGGTACACGCGACGCACGTATCCGGTTGCGACGTAAAATCCTGCCATATGGAATAAACAGGTGGAAGATTGCTTTATGTTCACGAGACCAAATTGCAATAGCTTTTTTGGCAATCGATACAGGTAAGCAAAATAAGTATACAGCACCAAATACAACACATTTGTTAAAAACTACTTTTCCTTACAGTCGCGAACGACGTTTTCGCAGTGTTTATCACTTGTTGAGGGATGGAAATGCGCGTTGGccgataaaacaaacaactaaCGTAGCGagatcgataaaaaaaggtttgttcttttttccttctcgttttGTCACACTTTGGAACATAAATAACGTTTAGAGGCAAGATTTCTAGGGCTACGATCAAAGTACCTATCGGAAGATGGAAGGAGTTTCGGTTGGTCCTTCCACCTGTATCGTAGGATAGGTTTTGACCCAACGCACGGTCTGCGGTGAATGGCAACTTGTTCGATTTTTTGGCCTAACTTTTCAACCCACACATATATTACAACGAAGCATACATGGACGGACATGCGCAAAGGATCCAGCATTCCGGCAAACGATGGAGTTTTAATAGCAGATAGGTGAACTATTGAGGTAGTgcaaggaaatgaaaacattccAGGTGGAATACATTTCGCTGGTACGGATGGGGGTGTcatttggtccaccgtttaaATCGACCTAATAGTTTGAacaatataataataacatttaTTCCACAATTTGTAACAATATCAAACATATTTGCATCCCTTTCAGCCATCTACGGATGTTTAAGTTCCTCCACTATTCCGGAACTTTCCTTTTCCGCCGATCTAGCTGCTTCCGCCGTTGCTCGATTGCGAAGAATGCTAGTGATGAAAAATTCTCCCGCCTTGTACGAGCTGCGTACCAGTGGTCCGCTAGCTGTGTACAAGAATCCAAGTTCGTTGCCTCGATTCTCCCAGTGTTTGAACTTTTCTGGCGTTACGTACTCGATCACCTTCAGGTGCTTTTTGGTGGGCTGCATATATTGACCGAGAGTCAGACAATCCACTCCGACCGATCGAAGATCTGCAGTAAAAGCAAACAAGTTATCGCTTTGTTGGGTAACAAATAGTTATTTTGTTCATACCTTTCAAAGTTTGCTCCACCTGTTCGTCCGTTTCGCCCAATCCGAGCATTATAGAGGATTTGGTCATGAGATTCGGATTGAATCGTTTCACGCTGGCTAAGCACTCCAAGCTTTGCCGATATCGTGCACGACGATCACGAACGAATGGTGTAAGCGCCTCCACCGTTTCGATGTTGTGCGCATAAACGTCGAGCCCGGACATTGCTACCGTCCCGATGCACTCAAGATCGCCCCGAAAGTCCGGAGCAAGACATTCCACGAAGATACGAGGATTTCTGAGAACGTAACAAGTGAAAATAAGAGACCACGAAAATCTAAACAAATAACAACACTTactgcttttttatttctgtaaTTGTCGCAGCGATGTGCTTTGATCCTCCATCCGGTAAGTCATCGCGATCGACCGACGTAAGGACAATGTAGTCCAAACCCCAGGATGCAACTGCAGTGGCAGTGTTGACCGGTTCAGCTGGGTCCAGTGGGGGCGGAGCACGGGCCGTTTTGACGCTGCAAAAACGACATCCTCGTGTGCAGGTGTCTCCCATTAACTAATGCAtgtgaaagtaaaaaaaaagttaagaCTGTTGCCATACCATaccaacagcaaacaaaaactagaTTCACTTTCGTAGCTTTACTACCATTGATAGTAGGTCGACATGAGGCAAGCTTATcagtaagaaaacaaaaacaattcacaAACTCACACGCTGTGTCTTTTCTCACCATTATGGTAGCCGTTTGTGTTCCATGCTCTCCTCCGCCCCAGCATTCGCCTATATTTGGGCACTTGGCTTCCTCGCATACCGTCGCCAGCTTCAATTCCCTAAGCTGTTCCTTGATGCGTGTGAAGTTTTTCCCCATTGGTATTTTCGTTTTAAGCCACGGTGGTAAACGCAGCCGGTCATTTTCGCCCTTCTCGCGTCTTAACTTCCCCTCGTAAGCCGACCAGTCATCTTTGTTGTAGTCCGGATGCTGTACGAAGTCCTGAAAGTTCGGTCCACTTTCCAATCGCTCTCGAATTTTCTCCAGCTGATTGGCACTAGCTGCTGTATGTTTACATTGTACCGGAATCTGAAGATCCATATATAGAAAAGTGTTTCATAATCACTTATGCTTTTCAAACACATACGATACTCATAGAAAACAGGTTATAAATTATCTATCAAAACACTCACTTTCAACTGAATGTATTTGCCCTTTTGAAACGAATTTCGCAACAATGGCACATTACTAGCCATGGTGCGAAGATGGAAAAACGTCCTGGTACCGCCGTTAAATCTTAATATTGTGATTGCAATGAGCTGCGCTTGGTGGATCAAGCTTTCAACCTTCTCTCACTACTTCGGATGCTGATAGTAAGAACTGGTAAAATGTTCTGATTACAACGCTATTATGTCACTCAATTTCCGAACGAACTTATCACAGAATGGTATTTTGGTATTATAATTCAGGCCTTGAATTCACGTAAATTACGGAGTGCAAAAGTTTAGTAAACAACTGCAGGTTGACATATTGTGCCTTCCGTTTATAGCGATATTCTCGTTACTTCATTTTTCCTATGCGTTCGTTATTTGCTTGCGTATACattctttttatttgataGAAAATTTGATTCGCACATATCACGAAAAGCTGTTTAAAATGAAGCTAATCAAACAAAAGATATGCAAAAAAGTAATTATTTTACGCAAATAATTACTGCAATAATTATTGCAATACGCTTAAATTGTACGAagtaattgtaaaaaaaatctttgaCCACTATATTTGAATCAGATCTAGCTCTAACTTAGTTTACAAATGATAAAATacaattgaattgaaaataaagaaatagaaatgatACATTTcttattaaagaaaaaaaataaaagaaaatttgGAGATGCCGGGGATTGAACCCAGGACTTCTCACATGCGAAGCGAGCGCTCTACCACTGAGCTACATCCCCGTGTGGATCAAGGGGTGACTAATACCGAGAGGGTGGGCAAGGAGAATTTGGATCAACTACAGTGACTTAGCCTCTTAACTTTGGGATCGGTTTTTCGTCCAAAAACTACTAATAAAATCAATGCgttttatgaaaaaaacttaagttttattatttgtttcttatttgatttgttttcttattcATACATACATGCggtttttccatcatcatcaacaataTCTATTGGAAACTGGAGTCTTTTCACtaaaaaatcaaccattcTTGGTCGCTTTTCGATAGTAAACTTATGCAAGAGAGATGCGTTACCATGGAGCTTGAAACGATAATCATAAGCACATTTAACGTCAGCACCGTATCGTAACAGCTGCTCAACAATCGCAATATGCTCATTTTCCAGAGCAACCACTAGCGGAGTTCGCCCAAAGCTATCCTTCGTTTCAAGGCACACATTCGCCTCTAGCAGTACGTTACAGATATTGATCAAGTTGTTTAGCGCAGCAATGTGTAGACAATTCATTCCGAGTACATTAACATCGGCGCGATCGGCTCCTCGATCTAGTAAGTACTGTGTCACTGCTTCTTCCTTGGACGCGATCGCAACCATGAGAGTACTGCGATCTAAGTAGTCTCTTGCCGAAATCAAACCTGGatgtcgatcaaaaaataactGTAGAACGTCAATTCTTCCAAGCTTGCACGCATTCATTACATGTTCAGTTCCAACTAAAACACCAAATGATAGCAATAATTCGATTTGAGtggttgtttgattgttttcaatcGCAATGGTTAATGCGGAACGTTTATCTCTAGTCACCAAATTTACGTTAAGCTCTGAGATCGACTGCAGAAGTGACAGGATATTCCTCTTTCCGCTGTGAACGGCACAATGCCATGGGctgtaattattttcatttacaaATAAGCCATTCGCTCCATGTTGCAGTAAAAGCTGCGCAGCTCCGTAATTTCCTGCAGCGCAAGCGATCATAAGCGGCGTAAAGTAAACATCTTTACTCACAGAGTCTATGTCAATTGTTTCGCCTTGATCGTCCCTCGAGACGGTTAGAATGTATTTGATAAAGTTGATTCTGTCGAGGCGAGCAGCCAAATAAAGTAGCTCTCCATGCTTAAGGTTATATTTGAAGGTTGTGTGAAGCCAGATGAATAGTTCGATATTATTATCTTCGATGGTTGTTCGTAACGGttgattgttgaatgtttgaaATTGTGTCGCTGTAGTGCTCCCTCTCGTTTCACGCAAGCATTCCAAAAGCACCTTTCTTCCACGCATAGTTATTGTATGAATTACTTTCTCCTCAATCCAGGGATCGGCTCCATTGTCTAAAAGTATTTTCACAATCGCATCCTCATGGTACCGTACAGCGATCAATAGTGGCAGGTCgccaaatatatttttcactttcagcAGAATCCTGTAGCGTTCCAGTATGAACACCAACAGCTCTGAGTCGCCGTGTAACACTGCCCAGTGCAAGATTGTGTTGCCGAGATGATCTTTCAAATTAAGAAACCAATCCTGGGGAAAGTGATTCACAAGTTGTCGAACAAATTCTGTTGAATGCCGGTTGAAAACTGATGAAATCTCGGTGGTGATTATCTTTTTTAATATTTCGTCAGTGCATCCCAGGAACATCGAACATAGCACATCCTGCAACCCATATCGTATCGCAAGCCGAAAGCAAAAGGCATGTGGCGTTTCAATTAATGTTCTAATTTCTTCAATAAGCTT
This window harbors:
- the LOC128720712 gene encoding cationic amino acid transporter 4 encodes the protein MPSARRMILGHVMSGLCTKMNRTKQLPADLMETPLNRCLNTFDITLLGIGHMVGAGIYVLTGTVAREMAGPAIVLSFILAGLVSLLAALCYAEFGTRVPKAGSAYVYTYVSIGEFWAFVIGWNIILEHMLGAASVARAWSGYVDSMLGNIVANLTMEITGEMHEQLLAKYPDFLAFFVCLSYAVALAAGVKATAMINSILTTVNVAVMGLVVVLGFWYASPDNWSLPEQGFMPYGFGGVLAGAATCFYAFVGFDSIATSGEEAKNPSVSIPLATILSLCVVTVGYVLVSAALTLMIPYNEINPAAALPDAFGMRGIKWAKYAISTGAICGMTTTLLGSLFALPRCLYAMASDGLLFSCFGKVNTKTQVPLLNLALSGICSALLALLFDLEKLVEFMSIGTLLAYTIVSASVIVLRYRPISVEETVHLAPDTPGTDEEDGGPALPGIGNVTGATGATGGGIDSSSQSSTIDPSSPTSEMIEIALAGRLRPQFRWLEPVLGRCEPGVACSGAVLMFCVLSVAVCFQLESSWDELYNGTWWALGLYGFLLFCLVACVVVISAHHQNTRGLQFKVPFVPYIPALSIFCNIELMVHLSFLTWLRFFIWLSLGMLVYFLYGIHNSKEGELGTSYSMLMSTNEAIRGWGSTNTALGGGSKVTVTKIIKGRISRKTAGDRQAIVDDDDDEDS
- the LOC128725610 gene encoding lipoyl synthase, mitochondrial — encoded protein: MKTFFHLRTMASNVPLLRNSFQKGKYIQLKIPVQCKHTAASANQLEKIRERLESGPNFQDFVQHPDYNKDDWSAYEGKLRREKGENDRLRLPPWLKTKIPMGKNFTRIKEQLRELKLATVCEEAKCPNIGECWGGGEHGTQTATIMLMGDTCTRGCRFCSVKTARAPPPLDPAEPVNTATAVASWGLDYIVLTSVDRDDLPDGGSKHIAATITEIKKQNPRIFVECLAPDFRGDLECIGTVAMSGLDVYAHNIETVEALTPFVRDRRARYRQSLECLASVKRFNPNLMTKSSIMLGLGETDEQVEQTLKDLRSVGVDCLTLGQYMQPTKKHLKVIEYVTPEKFKHWENRGNELGFLYTASGPLVRSSYKAGEFFITSILRNRATAEAARSAEKESSGIVEELKHP